The Bacillota bacterium genome has a window encoding:
- the nuoE gene encoding NADH-quinone oxidoreductase subunit NuoE has product MNKPAANSTIDMKRIKEIVMECGGHKWALITVVQKIQNEFGYIPPEAIPVIAKGMNIFPSQIQGVISFYAQFYTKPRGRQVITVCRGTACHVRGGESLLEMLEGNLGIKEGETTPDMEYTLETVACIGVCALAPNLVMGNQVHGKMDPQKIEQLLKKGEA; this is encoded by the coding sequence ATGAATAAGCCGGCGGCTAACAGCACAATTGATATGAAGCGAATTAAGGAAATAGTTATGGAGTGCGGCGGGCATAAGTGGGCCCTGATTACGGTGGTGCAGAAAATCCAGAATGAATTCGGTTACATTCCGCCGGAAGCCATTCCTGTAATAGCCAAAGGCATGAACATTTTTCCCAGCCAGATCCAGGGCGTGATCTCCTTCTACGCCCAGTTCTATACCAAACCACGGGGCAGGCAGGTTATTACGGTTTGCCGGGGAACGGCGTGTCATGTTCGGGGAGGGGAGTCATTGCTCGAGATGCTGGAAGGCAATCTCGGCATTAAAGAAGGCGAGACCACCCCTGATATGGAATATACCTTGGAAACCGTGGCCTGTATTGGTGTTTGCGCCCTGGCTCCCAATTTGGTTATGGGCAACCAGGTTCACGGCAAAATGGATCCTCAGAAGATAGAGCAGTTGCTGAAAAAGGGTGAAGCGTAA
- a CDS encoding NuoF family protein, giving the protein MQNQRTVFVCHGTGCLSSRSGAVYDALKAEAKRLRLDVTIDFTGCHGFCEKGGIVVVEPEGIFYSHVQAEDVPEIVSSHLRDGKPVERLFYIDPATGKAVPYYREINFYKKQQRLILRNCGRINPEKIDHYIDAGGYRSLKKALLEMTPIQVIEEVKKSGLRGRGGAGFPTGRKWEFGYNVCADKKYVICNADEGDPGAFMDRSVLEADPQAAIEGLIIAGYAIGANDGYVYIRAEYPLAVKRVYTAIQQAKERGFLGKNIFGSGFDFEIHMKEGAGAFVCGEETALIASIESLRGMPRPRPPYPAQSGLFGKPTTINNVKTLASVPVVIDRGADWYAGIGSEKSKGTTVIALSGKIINSGLVEVPMGTSLSTIIFDIGGGIPDRRRLKAVQTGGPSGGCIPARFPDTQVDYETLSLMGSIMGSGGMVVMDDTTCMVEVARYFLTFTQAESCGKCVPCRLGTKQMLEILTRITRGKGQEGDIETLYDIARTVKECSLCGLGQTCPNPVLSTLNYFKEEYEAHIKKRVCPADQCRALKRKEKN; this is encoded by the coding sequence GTGCAAAACCAGCGTACAGTTTTCGTCTGCCACGGGACAGGATGCCTCTCCAGCAGGTCGGGCGCGGTCTACGACGCGCTTAAGGCAGAGGCAAAGAGACTCCGCCTTGACGTGACCATCGATTTCACCGGCTGCCATGGTTTCTGCGAAAAGGGCGGCATCGTCGTTGTCGAACCCGAAGGCATTTTTTATTCCCATGTTCAAGCGGAAGACGTACCGGAAATAGTAAGTTCGCACCTCCGGGACGGGAAACCCGTGGAACGACTTTTCTATATCGATCCGGCAACCGGCAAAGCCGTGCCTTATTACCGGGAAATCAACTTTTATAAGAAACAACAGCGCCTCATCTTACGCAACTGCGGTCGCATTAATCCGGAAAAAATCGACCATTACATCGATGCCGGAGGCTACCGGTCACTGAAAAAAGCACTCCTGGAAATGACCCCGATCCAGGTGATTGAAGAGGTAAAGAAATCAGGGTTGCGCGGTCGCGGCGGCGCCGGCTTCCCTACTGGTCGGAAATGGGAATTCGGGTACAACGTCTGCGCCGATAAAAAATATGTAATCTGCAACGCCGACGAGGGCGATCCCGGCGCATTCATGGACCGCTCCGTGTTGGAGGCCGACCCGCAGGCAGCGATTGAAGGTTTGATCATCGCCGGTTACGCCATCGGGGCCAACGACGGATACGTATACATACGCGCCGAGTACCCGCTGGCGGTAAAACGCGTATACACGGCCATACAGCAGGCAAAAGAAAGGGGCTTCCTGGGTAAGAACATTTTCGGCTCGGGGTTTGATTTTGAGATTCATATGAAAGAGGGCGCCGGAGCTTTTGTCTGCGGTGAAGAAACCGCCCTGATCGCCTCGATTGAGAGCCTGCGCGGAATGCCCCGGCCGCGTCCCCCTTACCCGGCGCAATCGGGTCTTTTCGGGAAACCGACCACGATTAATAACGTAAAGACCCTGGCCTCGGTTCCGGTGGTCATCGATCGCGGCGCCGATTGGTACGCCGGCATCGGCAGCGAAAAGAGTAAAGGAACAACGGTAATCGCCCTCAGCGGGAAGATAATCAACAGCGGCCTGGTTGAAGTGCCCATGGGGACTTCGCTTTCGACCATTATCTTTGACATCGGCGGCGGTATCCCCGACAGGAGGCGTCTGAAAGCGGTGCAAACGGGCGGTCCGTCCGGCGGCTGTATCCCCGCGAGGTTCCCCGACACCCAGGTCGATTATGAAACCTTATCTTTAATGGGTTCGATCATGGGGTCCGGTGGTATGGTGGTTATGGACGACACCACCTGCATGGTCGAGGTGGCCCGGTACTTCTTAACCTTTACGCAGGCTGAGTCGTGCGGCAAATGCGTACCGTGCCGGCTGGGAACAAAACAGATGCTTGAGATCCTGACCAGAATCACCAGGGGCAAAGGGCAGGAAGGCGATATTGAAACCTTATACGATATAGCCAGGACCGTTAAAGAATGTTCTCTCTGCGGGCTGGGTCAGACCTGCCCGAATCCTGTGCTTTCCACCCTGAATTATTTTAAAGAAGAGTATGAAGCGCACATAAAGAAAAGGGTTTGCCCGGCAGATCAATGCCGCGCGTTAAAGCGGAAGGAAAAGAATTAA
- a CDS encoding methylenetetrahydrofolate reductase C-terminal domain-containing protein yields MKSITRQKPLEEVIQQVRSFDQIYILGCGTCATMTKTGGRDQVIKMKESLEGLDKTVTGWAVIPIACDEMTEVAMKENERPIRNAGCVLVMACALGVHRVSSYTRNPVIPALDTLFIGLEEKPGLFKEVCAQCGQCVIGETAGICPVTECNKGLLNGPCGGTNEGKCEVDKNKDCAWTLIYRKLKAQGRLNLMRKYQPPKNYQMVPRPKAARISIGEENRE; encoded by the coding sequence GTGAAGTCCATCACCAGGCAGAAACCGCTCGAAGAGGTAATACAGCAAGTAAGAAGCTTCGACCAGATCTACATACTTGGCTGCGGAACCTGCGCCACCATGACCAAAACGGGTGGCCGAGACCAGGTGATTAAAATGAAAGAGTCCCTTGAAGGACTGGATAAGACAGTGACCGGTTGGGCTGTCATTCCGATCGCCTGTGACGAAATGACCGAGGTCGCCATGAAGGAAAACGAGCGCCCCATCCGCAACGCCGGTTGCGTGCTTGTCATGGCCTGCGCGCTCGGTGTGCACCGGGTAAGCTCTTACACCAGAAACCCGGTTATACCCGCTCTGGACACGCTGTTTATCGGCCTGGAAGAGAAACCCGGTCTATTTAAGGAGGTTTGCGCCCAATGCGGCCAGTGTGTGATCGGTGAAACCGCCGGCATCTGCCCGGTCACCGAATGTAACAAAGGCTTGCTGAATGGGCCGTGCGGCGGCACCAACGAAGGTAAATGCGAAGTTGACAAGAATAAGGATTGTGCGTGGACGCTGATATACCGCAAGTTGAAGGCTCAGGGAAGGCTTAATCTGATGCGGAAATACCAACCCCCAAAGAACTATCAAATGGTGCCCAGGCCGAAAGCCGCCAGAATTAGTATAGGTGAGGAGAATCGAGAATGA
- a CDS encoding methylenetetrahydrofolate reductase, whose amino-acid sequence MTVSKFKEALNSGKFVVTSELGPPKGTNLDQMMHHIELLKYRVDALNLTDHQSSVMRFPSLGGCLAVKERGGEAVLQMTCRDRNRLALQADLMFAHSRGINNVLCLTGDAVVVGDHKGAKGVFDLDSVQLLRLIRQMEAGKDMAGNDLDGAVSFCAGACCTPEASPIEPQLIKFEKKVEAGAEFFQTQAIYDLEKFAKFMEYARQFPVKILAGIVLLTSAGMAKFLNANIPGITVPQDLIDELANAGRGRGLAKGIEIAGRMIAALKKDSVCDGVHIMAIGKEEVVPEILAKAGL is encoded by the coding sequence ATGACAGTGTCAAAGTTTAAAGAAGCCCTGAATTCGGGCAAATTTGTGGTAACATCCGAACTCGGTCCCCCGAAGGGCACGAACCTCGATCAGATGATGCACCACATTGAACTACTTAAGTACAGGGTGGATGCGCTGAACCTTACCGACCACCAAAGCTCCGTAATGCGGTTCCCTTCCCTGGGAGGCTGCCTCGCCGTGAAAGAACGCGGCGGCGAGGCCGTACTGCAGATGACCTGTCGCGACCGCAACAGGCTGGCGTTACAGGCCGACCTGATGTTCGCACACTCGCGCGGTATAAACAACGTCCTCTGCCTCACGGGTGATGCGGTCGTGGTCGGTGACCACAAAGGCGCCAAGGGCGTTTTCGATCTCGACTCGGTACAACTGCTGAGGCTGATCCGGCAGATGGAAGCGGGCAAGGACATGGCCGGGAACGACCTCGACGGCGCGGTGAGTTTTTGCGCCGGTGCTTGCTGCACCCCGGAAGCATCTCCCATTGAGCCGCAGTTGATTAAGTTTGAGAAAAAGGTTGAGGCCGGTGCGGAGTTCTTTCAGACACAAGCTATTTACGACCTTGAGAAGTTCGCCAAGTTTATGGAATACGCCCGCCAGTTCCCCGTTAAAATCCTGGCAGGGATAGTCCTGCTTACCTCGGCAGGCATGGCGAAGTTCTTAAACGCTAATATCCCCGGAATCACCGTGCCCCAGGATCTGATTGACGAGCTGGCGAATGCCGGGAGAGGAAGGGGTCTCGCAAAAGGCATAGAAATCGCAGGCCGCATGATCGCCGCCCTAAAGAAGGATTCCGTCTGTGACGGCGTCCACATCATGGCTATCGGCAAGGAAGAAGTGGTGCCGGAAATCCTGGCAAAGGCGGGGCTGTAA
- a CDS encoding diguanylate cyclase has translation MNDEDLAVLASQLAATEDPARIGDLIVTTLDAVSGCAGTKVYLLNRSEGTLVSLTEKDADTGRNSSFSLSEATLPGLALRQGCQVRAGDELALPLTYADREVGVLSFNKVDGAGNLEEKINRLKGVFALALADLAARQEMLGQWRFLEVITTLNWLLTSGLESREFYDALHQLIKGLINFDWMKILVNEQNRLGVLAFFRDDEAVDPATALYPSDFVLQSRFAGGQPDIVEDLQTIPELAGDADLADSGLQTVLVVPLVAKSGVVGGLCFYSKEKGKYAEKDFPLAQQLAGALATAIENTILIQEMARKNQEIEESHRRLATLNIIAETLTRSLELEMVLQEVLAKVMEIADWHAGAVLLQEDREGFLLAAYRGFSEECAKHLGEKEILEKVHSLPMDEIVVFDAADASLGPVMNEASAEFSLGVFVPLRRKDKVQGVLTLFHKTKQGLSPEEKEVLDAVGSQIGVAVENTLLYKKVKKMAERDALTGLYNRHKFFALLDSELKRCQRYKSKCGVLLLDIDHFKDYNDTFGHLAGDQCLKQAAQLFQQSIRETDVAARYGGEEFVVLVVEADVPGVIAVAERLRGKLEAEGQKEPFPTVSIGMALYPDDGVTTQDLLLIADNALYTAKRLGRNRIVWRDMVQTPGYRSIFGRK, from the coding sequence ATGAATGACGAAGACCTTGCCGTTCTAGCTTCACAATTGGCAGCCACCGAAGACCCCGCCCGCATCGGCGATCTGATCGTCACGACACTTGATGCGGTCAGCGGTTGTGCCGGGACGAAGGTGTATCTGCTCAACCGCAGTGAGGGTACTCTTGTGTCGCTTACGGAGAAGGATGCGGATACCGGTCGGAATAGTTCATTTTCCCTGAGCGAAGCGACGCTTCCCGGGCTTGCGCTGCGGCAGGGGTGCCAGGTCCGTGCCGGAGATGAACTGGCGCTGCCGCTTACTTACGCCGACCGTGAGGTTGGGGTGCTCTCCTTTAATAAAGTGGACGGCGCGGGGAACCTGGAGGAAAAAATAAACCGGCTCAAGGGGGTTTTCGCCCTCGCGCTGGCGGACCTTGCCGCACGGCAGGAGATGCTGGGACAGTGGCGGTTTCTGGAGGTAATAACCACCCTTAACTGGCTGCTCACCTCGGGCTTAGAAAGCCGCGAGTTTTATGACGCCCTCCATCAGTTGATTAAAGGACTGATAAACTTCGATTGGATGAAAATCCTTGTAAACGAGCAAAACAGGTTGGGCGTCCTCGCCTTCTTCCGGGACGATGAGGCTGTAGACCCTGCGACGGCGCTTTATCCGAGCGATTTTGTCCTGCAGTCGAGGTTTGCGGGCGGTCAGCCCGACATCGTGGAAGACCTGCAGACGATCCCGGAACTTGCGGGCGATGCGGACCTGGCGGACTCCGGTCTGCAAACGGTTCTTGTTGTTCCTCTGGTGGCCAAGAGCGGAGTGGTCGGGGGGCTATGCTTCTACAGCAAGGAAAAAGGGAAATACGCGGAGAAAGACTTTCCCCTTGCCCAGCAACTGGCAGGCGCGCTGGCCACGGCGATAGAAAACACCATCCTGATTCAGGAGATGGCGCGAAAAAATCAGGAGATAGAAGAGAGCCACCGGCGGCTTGCCACGCTGAATATAATTGCGGAAACCCTGACCCGTTCCCTCGAACTGGAGATGGTGCTGCAGGAGGTTCTGGCGAAGGTTATGGAGATCGCCGACTGGCACGCCGGCGCAGTCCTTTTGCAAGAAGACCGGGAAGGGTTTTTGCTTGCGGCATACCGCGGGTTTTCTGAAGAATGTGCAAAACACCTCGGTGAAAAAGAAATCCTTGAAAAGGTGCACTCGCTGCCCATGGATGAAATCGTTGTTTTCGACGCGGCCGATGCGTCCCTGGGTCCGGTGATGAATGAGGCGTCGGCGGAGTTTTCGCTCGGCGTTTTCGTACCGTTAAGACGGAAGGATAAGGTCCAGGGGGTGCTGACGCTTTTCCACAAGACAAAACAGGGGCTCAGTCCTGAGGAGAAAGAGGTTCTGGACGCGGTCGGAAGCCAGATCGGTGTTGCGGTTGAAAACACGCTGCTCTATAAGAAAGTAAAAAAGATGGCCGAACGTGACGCTCTGACGGGGCTCTATAACCGGCACAAATTCTTCGCACTTTTGGATTCGGAGCTGAAACGCTGTCAACGGTACAAATCGAAGTGCGGCGTTCTGCTTTTGGACATCGACCACTTCAAGGACTATAACGACACCTTTGGCCACCTGGCGGGGGATCAATGCCTCAAACAGGCCGCGCAGCTTTTTCAGCAGAGCATACGGGAGACCGACGTGGCGGCCCGGTACGGGGGAGAAGAATTCGTGGTCCTGGTGGTGGAAGCCGATGTCCCGGGGGTGATTGCGGTGGCTGAACGTTTGAGGGGCAAGTTGGAAGCGGAAGGACAAAAAGAGCCCTTCCCAACGGTAAGCATTGGCATGGCGCTTTACCCGGACGACGGGGTTACGACCCAGGATTTACTTTTGATCGCTGACAACGCTCTTTACACGGCAAAAAGACTGGGGAGAAACCGGATCGTATGGCGGGATATGGTGCAAACCCCGGGTTATAGGAGCATTTTCGGACGGAAGTAA
- a CDS encoding nucleotide pyrophosphohydrolase yields the protein MKIRDMQAEVDAWISQFEEGYWQPLTLLARLMEEVGELAREVNHVFGEKPKKPEESPGDLALELGDILFIIVCYANSLGIDLEEAFSDTMSKYRQRDSFRWTRKLRDDR from the coding sequence GTGAAAATTCGTGATATGCAAGCAGAGGTCGATGCATGGATAAGTCAGTTTGAAGAGGGGTACTGGCAGCCCTTGACCCTCCTGGCCCGGTTGATGGAAGAGGTGGGGGAACTCGCCCGGGAAGTAAACCATGTTTTCGGGGAAAAGCCCAAAAAACCCGAGGAATCGCCGGGGGATCTGGCGCTTGAACTCGGTGATATCCTGTTCATTATCGTCTGCTATGCCAACTCCCTCGGGATAGACCTGGAAGAAGCTTTTAGCGATACAATGTCAAAATACCGGCAGCGCGACAGCTTCCGCTGGACCAGGAAATTGAGAGACGATCGTTGA
- a CDS encoding DUF1015 domain-containing protein, whose product MAGIIPIRGWRYGSGIKNLAAVVTPPYDVIDRAAQKSFYARHPNNIIRLEYGAALPGDDDTDNRYTRAAEFFKAWRREGVLKRDAESAFYFYEQTFTLGGDRRTRRGFFCGLELEPYGRNVIPHEETLSAAKVDRARLIQTCEANFSPIFALYSDPQQVVERLFTTISRRSTPACDFIDEEGQTHRLWVVTDKDTVAAVTALLAGCKVLIADGHHRFETALHYSIQRRPGGNPPEKAPYDYILTFLVNTYDPGLVILPTHRIVKTPADFRLDRFLSAVKESFVVTEIDGRMPLPNHRYAFGLYTGNKRSFNLVLKEGLDPAGLLHGAKPPVWKRSSVAVLHALVLDHLKIGPSECTAGEMITYTHDPAEAAMLVDTAVWDLAFLLYPPGIDELVTVAQAGEKMPQKSTYFYPKAPTGLVVYSFAE is encoded by the coding sequence GTGGCAGGGATTATACCCATCAGAGGTTGGCGTTACGGTTCAGGCATAAAGAATTTGGCGGCGGTCGTCACGCCCCCTTATGACGTTATCGACCGCGCAGCGCAAAAGTCGTTTTACGCCCGGCACCCCAATAACATAATCAGGCTGGAATACGGGGCGGCGCTTCCCGGGGACGATGACACGGACAACCGTTATACCCGGGCCGCTGAATTCTTTAAAGCCTGGCGCAGGGAAGGCGTACTGAAAAGGGACGCCGAATCCGCGTTTTATTTCTACGAACAGACCTTTACTCTCGGCGGCGACCGCCGCACCAGGCGCGGATTCTTCTGCGGTCTTGAACTGGAACCATACGGACGCAACGTCATCCCCCACGAGGAAACCCTGTCTGCGGCCAAAGTCGACAGGGCACGCCTCATCCAGACTTGTGAGGCCAATTTTTCACCCATATTCGCGCTTTATTCCGACCCGCAGCAGGTTGTAGAGCGGCTGTTTACTACAATTTCCCGCCGTTCAACGCCTGCCTGTGACTTTATCGATGAAGAGGGGCAAACCCACCGCCTCTGGGTGGTGACCGACAAGGATACGGTCGCGGCCGTAACCGCCTTACTGGCCGGCTGCAAGGTGTTGATTGCTGACGGACACCACCGGTTTGAAACCGCCCTTCACTATTCCATCCAGCGGCGTCCCGGAGGAAACCCGCCGGAGAAGGCGCCATACGATTATATCCTTACCTTCCTCGTAAACACGTATGACCCCGGACTCGTTATTCTCCCTACCCACCGCATAGTGAAGACTCCGGCAGACTTCCGTCTTGACCGGTTCCTGTCCGCCGTGAAGGAGTCCTTCGTGGTAACGGAGATCGACGGACGGATGCCGCTGCCGAACCACCGGTATGCTTTTGGGCTTTATACGGGAAACAAACGCAGTTTCAATCTGGTTTTGAAGGAGGGCCTTGATCCTGCCGGGCTTCTTCACGGCGCAAAACCCCCGGTATGGAAAAGGTCGTCGGTAGCGGTCCTTCACGCCCTTGTTCTGGACCACCTGAAAATCGGTCCCTCCGAGTGTACCGCCGGAGAAATGATCACCTATACCCATGATCCCGCGGAAGCCGCCATGCTCGTTGACACCGCTGTGTGGGACCTTGCTTTTTTATTGTACCCCCCGGGGATAGACGAACTTGTTACGGTGGCCCAGGCAGGCGAAAAAATGCCGCAGAAATCAACCTATTTTTACCCCAAGGCGCCGACAGGGCTGGTTGTTTATTCATTTGCTGAATAA
- a CDS encoding Mrp/NBP35 family ATP-binding protein, producing the protein MSEVKDCGKVGKTCGTCGETSEDPGTTLAQPHRLSRVKHVLAVMSGKGGVGKSSVTALLAVALSRRGHRVGILDADITGPSIPKLLGLNARIEDGDFGAYVPKSRLLGIYAMSANLLLPREDEPVIWRGPIISNVVKQFWSDVAWGKLDYLIVDLPPGTGDVPLTVMQSLPLEGVFIVSSPQDLAVMVVRKAIRMTGIMNIPIFGVIENMTHVTCPKCGEKIFPFGEPQGDKVAEETGVELLASLPLDPELSRLADAGRIEEYQSTGLEHLPDILEKRFAASSKTARMLFKKG; encoded by the coding sequence TTGTCTGAAGTCAAAGATTGCGGAAAAGTTGGAAAAACTTGCGGCACCTGCGGCGAAACCTCTGAAGACCCGGGTACGACCCTTGCGCAGCCGCACAGACTTTCGAGGGTTAAACACGTTTTGGCGGTGATGAGTGGTAAGGGAGGTGTCGGTAAATCGTCGGTAACCGCCCTTTTGGCCGTTGCCCTTTCCCGCCGGGGGCACAGGGTGGGCATTCTTGATGCGGACATTACCGGGCCGAGCATCCCGAAGCTGCTCGGGCTGAACGCGCGCATCGAGGACGGCGATTTCGGCGCATACGTTCCCAAGTCCAGGCTTCTCGGCATCTACGCCATGTCGGCAAACCTCTTATTGCCGCGGGAGGACGAACCCGTAATCTGGAGAGGTCCGATAATCAGCAACGTGGTCAAACAATTCTGGTCCGACGTGGCCTGGGGCAAGCTGGACTACCTCATCGTCGACCTGCCGCCGGGAACGGGAGACGTGCCGTTGACTGTAATGCAGTCGCTTCCGCTGGAAGGCGTGTTCATCGTCTCTTCCCCGCAGGATCTTGCGGTGATGGTGGTCCGCAAGGCCATCAGGATGACCGGGATTATGAACATACCCATCTTCGGCGTAATAGAAAACATGACCCACGTCACCTGCCCGAAGTGCGGCGAAAAGATCTTTCCTTTCGGTGAACCCCAGGGCGATAAGGTCGCCGAAGAAACCGGCGTCGAACTGCTCGCAAGCCTGCCGCTGGACCCCGAACTAAGCCGCCTCGCGGACGCCGGCAGGATCGAAGAATACCAATCCACGGGTCTTGAACACCTGCCGGATATATTAGAGAAGCGGTTTGCGGCCTCCTCTAAAACGGCCCGGATGCTGTTCAAGAAGGGCTAA